The Cytophagales bacterium DNA segment TGGTGCGAAGAGAGGATATTTTGGTCCGTATTTGGGGGGAGAATGACTATTTCAAAGGGAGGAGTCTGGATGTGTTCATTTCCAGATTGCGCAAGTACTTACGGCACGATGAATCGCTTTCCATCAAGAATCATCATGGTGTTGGGTTTACATTGACTAAAAGTGCCTGACCAAGGGTGCCTGACCAAGGGTGCCTAATTAAAGGATTCTCAAACTTTATTGGAGTGAAATGTCAAACTGAGCTTGTCGAAGTTGACATTCAGTAACAGGAATAAAAAAAAAGGGCCTCAAATCTTGAGACCCTATCAGTAACCTTGGCAATTTATTTAGGCGTTCTCCTGTTCGGGAACTTTGATATGGCCCCAGTTTTCGCCGCTCTTGATTCGGTACAATTGCATTTCTGAAATGCCGAATTGGCGCGCGATCATTTTCAAACGGGTCTTTCGATTCGGATCAAAAATGCGCTCTTTGATCATTCGTACTTTTGACTCATTCAATTTTGCACTTCTTGTAATACCATCTCGCCAGGCAGGATTGCTCTGTTGATGCTTTTCTTTTTCGGCTTTGGTTGCCCACTTCAGGTTATCCAACTGATTGTTTTCCTTATTGTGATCCAAATGGAGCACAAATTTGGCGTCATCAGCAGGCATAGGCAGGAAGTGTGCTGCTACTAGCTTATGGATATAGAAGGATCTCCTTCCTCCATTTTCCAACCTTAAAGTGATGGTTTTGTAGCCACGTACAGTCGCAAATTTCAAGATGTGGCCTTTTTCGTTGGTCTTGAAACTCTTCAATCTCCCATGACTGGAGATGTGGATTTTTTGCTTATCAACGACTTCATCCGTCGCGAGAGGTTTCCACTCCTCGTAATCTTTGTGATTTAACATTAGCTCGTTCTTAATGATGCAGGTCAGGTAAATATATGAATTTTCAGTCAATTATCATAGCCTATGCTATACAGCAACAGTGCTCGTTTACTGAAAATTGGAAATTATCCTGACATATAAATGAAACGTACAAAGCGCCTTAATGATGCCCTTAACGGGAAATTTGCTGAGAATAGTGCTGTTAAAAATGGTTAAAGTACAAGAAGTCAATCACTTGGCTACGTACATTTGATTTTGTGAATCGCATTACCCTTAGGTGGATCATCGGAATCATGAGTCTGGCACTTGCCGGTCTAATAATTTTTCAGTTATACTGGATTGATACGGTCATTCGTGCCAATGAAGAGCGATTTCGCAAAGATGTCATCGGTGCATTGCAAAATGTATCACAAAAACTGGAACGACAAGAGATACAACGGAGAATGCAAGCGCAAAACCTGCTCCCTCCCCTAATACAACAAAACGGATCGATTGAGTTTGAAGTTACGGACAGTGCAGGCATAGTGAGAGATGTTCGCTTTTCTTTAACTTATACTGAACAGGGATATGAGTTGGTGCCTGGGCCTGAGTCCGGACCTAATCCCGAGTCAATCATGAATGATCCGGCGATCCAGGAAGAACTTACCAAAGTGAACAATGCTTCCAATAACATGATAGGGGTGTTGCAAGACATGATGTTTTCGAATGCGCCGATGCAAACCCGAATGAGTCCTGACCAATTAGATTCACTCATCACGCACGAACTTGGTGAAAAAGGCATTGGAATTGATTATGATTTTGGAGTGATAGCACCATACCAAAACCTTTTTTTATACCTGGAGGATCCCAGTAAGAATCAGATCCTGGCCAAAAGCGAATTACGAGCGAGTCTCTTTCCCAATGACCTCAATGGTGAATACAAATTACTCGTGGTGGATTTTCCGGAAAAGAGCGAGTTCCTGTTAGGTAAAATATGGTTGACCATGGCTAGCTCGGGCATATTGATCGCAGCCATCATGTTGTGTTTTGGCTATGCTGTCCGTACGATAGTGAAGCAGAAAAAATTATCTGAAATGAAAACGGATTTTATCAATAACATGACCCATGAGCTCAAGACACCTATTGCTACGGTGGGGCTGGCCGTGGAGGCTTTGCAGGATAAATCTATCCGCAGCGAAGACATGCTTCAGGACAGATACCTGGGCATGATCGGTGAAGAGAACAAGCGATTGGGCCAACACGTGGAGAAAGTGCTGCAAATGGCAGCGATCGAGAAGAAGGATGTGCAGATGAAATTGGAATTTATGAACCTGCACGAACTGGTCAAAGCGGCCACCCGAAAAATGGCTTTGCAGATCGAGAACAGAGAAGGCTCCTTAAAGACGGTACTCAACGCAAAAGATCAGATGGTTAAGGGAGATGGCGTGCATTTGATGAATGTAGTGGTCAACTTGCTGGATAATGCCAATAAATATTCTCCGGAAAAACCAAACATTGTGGTGCGAACTGAAAAAACTGGCAAGAACATTGTGCTATCGGTGCAGGATCATGGACTGGGCATGAGCAAGGAAGCCGTTCGTAATATATTCCAGAAGTTTTACCGTGTTCCTACGGGTAACGTTCACAATGTAAAAGGTTTTGGACTTGGCCTTGCTTATGTGAAAAACGTAGTAGAAGATCATCACGGCTCAATTGATGTACAAAGTGAGCCTGGAAAAGGAAGCAAATTTTTTATCACCTTACCCCTTCATTATGGAGACGCCTAAAATATTACTCGTAGAAGATGACCCTAACCTTGGGCAGATCCTCAGTGAGTACCTGACATTAAAAGGGTTGGATACCCAACTCTGCAGAGATGGA contains these protein-coding regions:
- a CDS encoding HNH endonuclease, producing MLNHKDYEEWKPLATDEVVDKQKIHISSHGRLKSFKTNEKGHILKFATVRGYKTITLRLENGGRRSFYIHKLVAAHFLPMPADDAKFVLHLDHNKENNQLDNLKWATKAEKEKHQQSNPAWRDGITRSAKLNESKVRMIKERIFDPNRKTRLKMIARQFGISEMQLYRIKSGENWGHIKVPEQENA
- a CDS encoding HAMP domain-containing sensor histidine kinase, whose product is MSLALAGLIIFQLYWIDTVIRANEERFRKDVIGALQNVSQKLERQEIQRRMQAQNLLPPLIQQNGSIEFEVTDSAGIVRDVRFSLTYTEQGYELVPGPESGPNPESIMNDPAIQEELTKVNNASNNMIGVLQDMMFSNAPMQTRMSPDQLDSLITHELGEKGIGIDYDFGVIAPYQNLFLYLEDPSKNQILAKSELRASLFPNDLNGEYKLLVVDFPEKSEFLLGKIWLTMASSGILIAAIMLCFGYAVRTIVKQKKLSEMKTDFINNMTHELKTPIATVGLAVEALQDKSIRSEDMLQDRYLGMIGEENKRLGQHVEKVLQMAAIEKKDVQMKLEFMNLHELVKAATRKMALQIENREGSLKTVLNAKDQMVKGDGVHLMNVVVNLLDNANKYSPEKPNIVVRTEKTGKNIVLSVQDHGLGMSKEAVRNIFQKFYRVPTGNVHNVKGFGLGLAYVKNVVEDHHGSIDVQSEPGKGSKFFITLPLHYGDA